The Nitrospirae bacterium YQR-1 genome has a segment encoding these proteins:
- a CDS encoding RluA family pseudouridine synthase, with amino-acid sequence MQYNFTIDAGDTGRRVDLFLVEKTGLTRSKISKLTSQEAVRVNGAAVKCGYRLMAAECVTVIDEECAECDKLTAEETDIKILWQDAYLVVVDKPPGMPMYPGAGHSGGTLMNALAAGVQSRATVGAPLRPGVVHRIDKDTSGLVVVALDDPTYYILVEQFKNKEVKRSYKALIYGKFKENSGVVTLPVGRSTTDRKKMSTKSRWPKEAVTNWKVLREFAGATLIEARLQTGRTHQIRVHFSALGHPVMGDGCYGKKDSIEIRGVRVKIPRQMLHAAELGFIHPATGKLLEFESEVPEDMAGILDLLGR; translated from the coding sequence ATGCAGTATAACTTCACAATCGATGCGGGGGATACAGGACGCAGGGTTGATCTTTTTTTAGTAGAGAAAACAGGGCTGACCCGCTCAAAAATCAGTAAACTTACCTCACAGGAGGCTGTCAGAGTAAACGGGGCAGCGGTAAAGTGTGGATACCGGTTGATGGCTGCGGAGTGTGTGACGGTTATCGATGAGGAGTGCGCAGAATGTGACAAGCTGACTGCTGAAGAGACAGATATAAAAATTCTTTGGCAGGATGCTTATCTCGTTGTAGTGGACAAACCGCCTGGTATGCCTATGTATCCCGGGGCCGGGCACAGTGGCGGGACGCTTATGAATGCTCTTGCAGCAGGGGTTCAGAGCCGGGCAACGGTGGGTGCTCCACTTAGGCCCGGCGTGGTGCACAGGATAGATAAGGACACCTCAGGGCTGGTTGTCGTTGCTCTGGATGACCCCACATATTACATCCTGGTGGAGCAATTTAAAAACAAAGAAGTCAAGCGTTCCTATAAGGCTTTGATTTATGGCAAATTCAAGGAAAATTCCGGTGTTGTGACACTCCCTGTGGGGCGCTCAACAACAGACAGAAAGAAGATGTCAACAAAGTCGAGGTGGCCTAAGGAGGCGGTAACAAACTGGAAAGTTCTGCGGGAATTTGCAGGGGCTACACTTATAGAGGCACGTCTTCAGACCGGAAGAACGCACCAGATTCGGGTACACTTTTCAGCACTGGGGCATCCGGTTATGGGAGACGGCTGTTACGGCAAAAAGGACTCTATTGAGATACGAGGGGTAAGAGTTAAGATACCACGGCAGATGCTTCACGCAGCAGAGCTTGGGTTTATTCACCCTGCCACGGGTAAACTGCTTGAGTTTGAAAGTGAAGTACCAGAGGATATGGCCGGGATACTGGACTTGCTTGGGAGGTGA
- a CDS encoding ParA family protein, whose amino-acid sequence MVTICLANHKGGTGKTSLCINLGTYFARKKLKVLLVDMDPQGHVAPGIGVDVGYNDRSMADILSFQEDIATVIQRTPIKNLDIAPANIRLSLVNETLYNSFKRERRLMKSMESLYKNKTYNLIIIDCPPSLGPLVENTLMVVDYCLIPCEPSSRSIDGLADFILKMKEVREGALDDNWNIVLSRVKKAARLTNEVIEEKLSDYKDRILKTKIYERESINQAQIAGIPVFDFPRGAQASENFTKFGKEVSIQCRIK is encoded by the coding sequence TTGGTAACAATATGCCTTGCCAACCATAAGGGTGGTACAGGGAAGACGTCATTGTGTATAAATCTGGGGACTTATTTTGCAAGGAAAAAGCTGAAGGTCCTCCTTGTTGATATGGACCCGCAGGGGCACGTTGCCCCGGGCATAGGTGTAGATGTGGGATATAATGACCGTTCAATGGCGGATATTCTCTCATTTCAGGAAGACATTGCAACCGTAATACAGAGGACACCGATAAAGAATCTCGATATTGCTCCTGCCAACATACGGTTAAGCCTTGTCAATGAGACACTCTACAATTCTTTTAAACGGGAACGCCGTCTTATGAAATCCATGGAATCCCTTTACAAAAACAAAACCTACAACCTGATTATTATAGACTGCCCGCCATCACTGGGGCCTCTTGTTGAAAACACCCTGATGGTGGTGGATTATTGCCTTATTCCGTGTGAGCCCTCAAGCCGCTCCATAGACGGGCTGGCCGATTTTATACTAAAAATGAAAGAGGTACGGGAAGGTGCTCTTGACGATAACTGGAACATAGTGTTATCAAGAGTAAAGAAGGCGGCAAGGCTGACAAATGAGGTTATAGAGGAAAAACTCTCAGATTATAAGGATAGGATATTGAAAACAAAAATATATGAGCGGGAATCAATCAATCAGGCTCAGATAGCCGGAATTCCGGTATTTGATTTTCCACGCGGAGCACAGGCCTCAGAGAATTTCACTAAATTTGGGAAGGAAGTTTCAATTCAGTGCCGAATAAAATAA
- a CDS encoding site-specific DNA-methyltransferase, which produces MNYLPELYSTIDNDFVRDEALDFSGIRASEGVNAIHAYPAMFHPHLVRQLIESYSKVDDYVLDPFMGSGVSAVEACSLDRKFTGFDINPLATLIAMVRTTPIKKEILMNVLLRIIRQYDNITPNPPVFPNIDFWFSKERIVSISKIITSIENIGNEDIQRFYKITLSETIRAVSQTKPNEFKLVRRKNPCNIETLELFSTKSLKNIKSLNDYYILNRINHKPNIQLVNTLIDDIPLDDNSISLLITSPPYGDSQTTVAYGQFSRLSLQWLNLPYDSDKRSLGSKPIAINNEVSSHTLYTLINVISQKDSKRAMHVFSFYYDLFQCMKKLTLKIKKGGYIVFVVGNRTVKGTQLPTDVICAEMLGSLGFNHIETRARLIGNKRMPSQNSPTNVTGVKAPTMKYEYIVVCKRIK; this is translated from the coding sequence ATGAACTATCTACCGGAGCTGTACAGCACTATAGACAACGACTTTGTTAGGGATGAAGCATTGGATTTTAGTGGTATCAGGGCAAGCGAGGGGGTAAATGCAATCCATGCGTACCCTGCAATGTTTCATCCTCATCTGGTAAGGCAACTGATTGAAAGCTACTCCAAAGTGGATGATTACGTATTAGATCCATTTATGGGCTCCGGTGTCTCTGCTGTTGAAGCCTGCTCTTTAGATCGTAAGTTTACAGGTTTCGATATCAATCCCCTTGCAACTTTAATAGCGATGGTTAGAACCACCCCTATAAAAAAAGAAATTTTAATGAATGTGCTTCTGCGAATTATCAGGCAATACGATAACATTACCCCAAACCCACCTGTATTTCCCAATATTGATTTTTGGTTTTCAAAAGAGAGAATTGTCTCTATTTCTAAAATAATAACTTCCATCGAGAATATCGGCAATGAAGATATTCAACGATTTTATAAGATAACATTATCTGAAACTATCAGGGCTGTGTCACAAACAAAACCTAATGAATTTAAACTGGTTAGACGCAAAAATCCCTGTAACATTGAAACCCTTGAATTATTTTCAACTAAATCATTAAAAAATATAAAATCTCTTAATGATTATTATATATTAAACAGAATTAATCATAAACCAAATATTCAATTAGTAAATACTCTTATAGATGATATTCCTTTAGACGATAACAGTATTTCACTTCTAATTACCTCCCCGCCCTACGGCGATTCTCAAACCACAGTGGCTTACGGACAGTTCTCAAGGCTGTCTCTTCAATGGCTAAATCTTCCATATGATTCAGATAAAAGATCTTTGGGAAGCAAACCAATTGCCATAAATAACGAAGTTTCTTCTCACACACTGTACACCTTAATAAATGTTATTTCACAGAAAGATTCAAAAAGAGCAATGCACGTTTTTTCGTTTTATTACGATTTGTTTCAATGTATGAAAAAACTTACTCTAAAAATAAAAAAAGGCGGTTACATTGTATTTGTAGTTGGCAATAGAACAGTTAAGGGCACTCAATTGCCAACTGACGTCATATGTGCAGAAATGTTAGGGTCGCTTGGGTTTAACCATATAGAGACACGTGCACGTTTAATTGGAAATAAAAGAATGCCTTCTCAAAATTCGCCTACAAATGTGACCGGAGTAAAAGCACCTACGATGAAATACGAGTATATCGTGGTTTGCAAACGAATTAAATGA
- a CDS encoding MvaI/BcnI family restriction endonuclease, which produces MTLVEIISRLKNLKDQGFIPSLRGGSTGIGYTLETRLGLSETNISVPDLGGRVELKATRRNSSSLITLFTFNKGVWQIPQKLVVENYGYIDETGRKSLYCTVWSKTQNSQGLSIQIDRNNHQLNLVHNSNNIIATWDIYNLISKLISKLGKVLFVTADSRAGESKIEEFHFNEAYLLIEPTAKSFIKALEDSTVCIDIRMHLKESNHIRNHGTAIRIKESDIPLLFEKKETNLI; this is translated from the coding sequence ATGACGCTTGTAGAAATAATAAGTAGATTGAAAAATCTTAAAGACCAGGGTTTTATCCCTTCATTAAGAGGTGGTTCTACCGGTATAGGTTATACATTAGAAACGAGGTTAGGATTAAGTGAAACAAACATTTCAGTTCCAGACCTTGGCGGAAGGGTTGAACTGAAAGCAACAAGACGAAATTCATCGTCGTTAATAACACTATTTACGTTTAATAAGGGGGTATGGCAAATACCTCAAAAGTTGGTTGTTGAAAATTATGGTTACATAGATGAAACCGGAAGGAAGTCGCTTTATTGTACTGTATGGTCGAAAACACAAAATTCTCAGGGTTTGTCAATTCAAATTGATAGAAATAACCATCAACTAAATTTAGTACATAACAGCAATAATATAATTGCCACCTGGGATATTTATAATCTAATAAGCAAACTAATAAGTAAATTGGGCAAAGTGTTATTTGTTACAGCCGATTCAAGAGCCGGTGAAAGCAAAATCGAGGAGTTTCACTTTAATGAGGCCTATCTTCTTATAGAACCAACTGCTAAGAGCTTTATAAAAGCACTTGAGGATTCTACCGTGTGCATTGACATAAGAATGCACCTTAAGGAAAGTAATCATATTAGAAATCATGGGACGGCAATTCGTATCAAAGAAAGCGATATCCCTTTACTTTTTGAAAAAAAAGAAACAAATTTAATTTAA
- a CDS encoding TlyA family RNA methyltransferase — MKKRLDVLVVERGLVSSRTEAQALIMSGAVVVNSVVVNKAGTLVEETAGIAIKVDICPFISRGGLKLDYALSNFGIDVFGKTALDIGASTGGFTDCLLQRGAGRVYAVDVGYGQFDWKLRSDERVVVFERTNIRYFDRDSIKDDIDIVVIDVSFISLKLVIGKALEFLAPLGSEPPPASGQIVALIKPQFEVGKGEVEKGGVIRTAEKRDRVVAEISEFFQSLNLTVCGICASPIKGNKGNIEYFIYATAKH; from the coding sequence CTGAAAAAGAGACTTGATGTATTAGTTGTTGAAAGGGGCCTTGTAAGTTCAAGGACCGAGGCGCAGGCACTTATAATGTCAGGGGCGGTTGTTGTAAACTCTGTAGTGGTTAATAAAGCCGGTACACTTGTGGAGGAAACCGCTGGTATTGCCATAAAAGTGGATATCTGTCCTTTTATAAGCCGTGGTGGTTTAAAACTTGATTACGCACTTTCAAACTTTGGCATTGACGTTTTCGGCAAAACTGCTCTTGACATCGGGGCCTCCACAGGGGGCTTTACAGACTGTCTGTTGCAAAGAGGGGCCGGACGTGTGTATGCAGTGGATGTTGGGTATGGGCAGTTTGACTGGAAACTGCGCTCTGATGAGCGGGTTGTTGTTTTTGAGCGAACCAATATAAGATATTTTGACAGGGATTCCATAAAAGACGATATTGACATTGTGGTGATAGACGTCTCCTTTATTTCACTTAAACTTGTAATAGGTAAGGCGCTGGAGTTTTTGGCGCCTTTGGGCTCTGAGCCTCCTCCGGCCTCAGGGCAGATTGTAGCGCTGATAAAACCCCAGTTTGAGGTAGGCAAGGGGGAGGTTGAAAAGGGCGGCGTTATCAGGACGGCGGAAAAAAGAGACAGGGTTGTCGCAGAAATTAGTGAATTCTTTCAAAGTTTAAATTTAACGGTTTGCGGCATATGCGCAAGCCCAATTAAGGGCAATAAGGGAAATATTGAGTACTTTATTTACGCTACAGCCAAGCATTAA
- a CDS encoding HAMP domain-containing histidine kinase, producing MVTVEQFFRDSMDHVFLVYGLAFVGMGIAISVQPKSNGQFKLTQVLRLLSLFALLHGLNEWVDMLLLTHSYTALKLAGIVLLASSFCFLFEFGRKTLRICRNESVAKYSQYLKWWLMPVLLTIIIIVSFKSEAPIKTGAALSRYFLALPGSVLTAVALRMYSKETDIIKKANVEIYFLIAAISFVMYGVLAGIIVPKGAFFPADILNTDSFLSYVKIPVQLFRAVVAIVIAFSMVGVIKLFNYESRTKLQEIIQQLRRKEEEISTINMNLQRRVEEEVAKNRAMDQLMYEQSRHLSMAELLVNISHHWRQPLCAAGLLIQDIKEACLQNELDEICIESNIENAMSELNKLSETIDNFRSFYVCEKERTEFNIADKINKAVELILGNIENKGVIIDKELDYGLTVNGSPAEFANVILNVLTNAKDKFEKNDIADGTIRIKLYKEDTTGRIIITIADNGNPIPENIINKVFEPYFTTKDMQRGTGMGLYMAKIIIEKNMKGSISLTNIDGWCVLRIEI from the coding sequence ATGGTAACAGTAGAGCAGTTTTTCAGAGACAGCATGGACCACGTGTTTCTCGTCTATGGGTTAGCATTTGTAGGTATGGGTATTGCTATATCAGTACAGCCCAAAAGTAATGGGCAGTTTAAGCTGACACAAGTTCTCCGGCTTTTGTCTTTATTTGCTTTACTGCACGGCCTCAACGAGTGGGTTGATATGTTGCTGCTGACACATTCTTATACGGCTTTAAAATTAGCGGGTATTGTTTTATTGGCTTCTTCATTTTGTTTTTTATTTGAGTTTGGCCGAAAGACGCTGAGAATATGTAGAAATGAATCTGTAGCAAAATATTCACAGTATTTGAAATGGTGGTTAATGCCGGTACTGTTGACAATAATCATAATTGTCTCATTTAAATCAGAGGCTCCTATCAAAACTGGAGCTGCATTGTCGAGATACTTTTTAGCTCTTCCAGGTTCTGTGTTAACTGCTGTTGCCTTAAGAATGTACTCTAAAGAGACTGATATAATAAAAAAAGCAAATGTTGAGATATATTTTCTAATTGCTGCAATCTCTTTTGTAATGTATGGTGTTTTAGCAGGAATAATTGTCCCAAAGGGTGCTTTCTTTCCCGCTGACATCCTTAATACCGATAGTTTTTTATCTTATGTCAAAATCCCTGTTCAACTATTCAGAGCTGTTGTTGCCATTGTTATAGCTTTTTCAATGGTAGGTGTAATTAAACTGTTTAATTATGAATCAAGAACAAAGCTGCAAGAAATCATACAGCAATTACGCCGGAAAGAGGAGGAAATAAGCACAATAAACATGAACTTACAAAGGAGAGTTGAGGAGGAGGTTGCTAAAAACCGCGCCATGGACCAGCTAATGTATGAGCAATCCCGCCATCTGTCAATGGCTGAATTACTTGTGAATATATCTCACCACTGGAGGCAGCCACTATGTGCAGCCGGACTATTAATTCAGGACATTAAAGAAGCATGCCTGCAAAATGAATTAGACGAGATATGTATAGAAAGTAATATAGAAAATGCCATGTCTGAACTAAATAAGTTATCAGAGACGATAGATAATTTCAGAAGTTTTTATGTATGCGAGAAAGAGCGCACTGAATTTAACATAGCAGATAAGATAAACAAAGCGGTAGAGCTTATTTTAGGGAACATAGAGAATAAAGGTGTTATTATTGACAAAGAGCTGGACTATGGTTTGACGGTAAACGGTTCTCCGGCTGAGTTTGCCAATGTGATTTTAAATGTTTTGACAAACGCAAAGGATAAGTTTGAAAAAAATGATATTGCAGATGGAACTATCAGGATAAAGTTATACAAGGAAGATACTACCGGCAGGATAATAATAACAATTGCAGACAACGGAAACCCAATTCCTGAAAATATAATAAACAAAGTATTTGAACCATACTTTACAACTAAAGACATGCAGCGTGGCACAGGGATGGGGTTATATATGGCAAAGATAATAATAGAGAAAAACATGAAAGGCAGTATATCGTTGACAAACATAGATGGTTGGTGTGTGTTAAGAATAGAGATATGA
- a CDS encoding serine/threonine-protein kinase, translating into MAAEFKSYDFRSTFRQKKLNSAKVIIVGIDQDSIERLGRWPWPRTFISEAVTKLREYGVKVTGLSVLYSESESSDGLVAIREIRQKIEADPKALEDKKIIDIHNSLLDAEQYLNNDGILSDAIGAAKNVVLPMMFSLEKTIAESKGKIPEFLETNSFKASFKDTYHSALSVLPPIEEFAFKATALGHINVLTSGDGVVRKEPILIYYKERLFPSFALQLALKYMDYDIRDAKVGKSLQINKIKIPIDAKNEVFISYNGKYKTFPYYSFLDLMNDKVTAANFRDKIVIIGVVAPGIGSLVSTPVQSNFPAVEITANMVENILNNNHIVRPGWFKYLEIVLLVLFGIFISVVIPHVRAGLSAAITIAIFIIISAAGIFLFSYYGYWLKVSYPMILLFIGYAVIVSKRFLLTERKTEEMAADSIETNKMLGLSFQGQGMLDMAFEKFRKTPVEDESVKELLYNLGLDFERKRMFNKAIAVYEHILGDGEYKDLEEKIKRLKTASETVILGSTRKDATLMIESAETKPTLGRYEVLKELGRGAMGIVYLGKDPKINRDMAIKTLKYEEIDEDQIDEIKQRFFKEAEAAGKLSHPNIVKIYDVGDDNGIAYMAMELLSGGDLTGFCQPATRLPFGEVLRIVAGVADALDYAHTYGVVHRDIKPANIMLLENKEIRVTDFGIARVMQSSNTQTGMVMGTPSYMSPEQIAGRKVDGRSDLFSLGVVFYELLTGDRPFKGDSIATLMYNITTTAPASVKELDPRIPNCIAQIINKTLGKKPEERYQSGKSFIEDLNKCKKMIIAKQRANAPAPPKQ; encoded by the coding sequence ATGGCCGCAGAGTTTAAATCCTACGATTTCAGGAGCACATTTAGGCAAAAGAAGTTAAACTCCGCTAAGGTAATAATAGTCGGCATAGACCAGGACAGCATAGAGAGACTGGGGCGCTGGCCGTGGCCCAGGACCTTTATTTCAGAGGCTGTTACTAAACTCCGTGAATATGGGGTAAAGGTGACAGGGCTTAGCGTGCTGTATTCTGAAAGTGAATCAAGTGATGGCCTGGTTGCCATACGGGAGATAAGACAAAAAATAGAGGCTGACCCTAAAGCCCTTGAGGATAAGAAAATTATAGACATCCACAATTCCCTTCTTGATGCGGAACAGTACCTTAACAACGACGGCATTCTTTCCGACGCCATAGGGGCAGCAAAAAACGTGGTACTGCCGATGATGTTCTCCTTAGAGAAGACCATAGCGGAGTCAAAGGGTAAAATCCCCGAATTTCTTGAAACCAACTCCTTCAAAGCATCCTTTAAGGACACCTATCACTCTGCTCTTAGCGTGCTGCCTCCTATTGAGGAGTTTGCCTTTAAGGCCACTGCTCTTGGGCACATTAATGTTCTGACCTCAGGAGATGGTGTTGTCAGAAAGGAACCAATACTTATTTACTATAAAGAACGGCTATTTCCATCATTTGCACTGCAATTAGCCCTTAAATACATGGACTACGACATCAGGGATGCAAAAGTTGGCAAGTCACTTCAGATTAATAAGATTAAAATTCCTATTGATGCCAAAAACGAGGTATTCATCAGTTATAATGGAAAATATAAAACTTTCCCGTATTACTCATTTTTAGATCTCATGAACGATAAAGTTACCGCTGCCAATTTCAGGGACAAAATAGTGATAATAGGTGTGGTAGCTCCCGGTATCGGTTCTTTAGTATCAACCCCTGTTCAAAGCAATTTCCCTGCTGTTGAGATAACGGCAAATATGGTTGAAAATATTCTAAACAACAACCATATAGTGAGGCCGGGGTGGTTTAAATATCTTGAGATAGTGTTACTGGTACTTTTTGGTATTTTCATTTCTGTAGTTATTCCCCATGTAAGAGCCGGCTTAAGTGCAGCGATAACGATTGCTATATTTATAATAATAAGCGCAGCGGGGATATTTTTATTTTCATACTATGGGTATTGGCTTAAGGTATCATATCCCATGATACTGCTTTTTATCGGCTATGCCGTGATAGTGTCAAAGCGGTTTCTGTTAACCGAACGGAAGACCGAGGAGATGGCGGCAGACAGTATCGAGACCAATAAGATGCTGGGACTGTCATTTCAGGGGCAGGGGATGCTGGACATGGCATTTGAGAAGTTCAGAAAGACTCCGGTGGAGGATGAATCGGTAAAGGAGCTGTTGTATAATCTTGGCCTTGATTTTGAGAGAAAGCGGATGTTTAATAAGGCTATTGCAGTGTATGAACATATTCTGGGAGATGGGGAGTATAAGGATTTAGAGGAGAAAATAAAAAGGCTTAAGACAGCCAGCGAAACGGTCATACTGGGCTCGACGCGCAAAGATGCCACACTTATGATAGAAAGCGCCGAGACAAAACCAACACTGGGGCGGTATGAGGTTTTGAAAGAGCTTGGACGTGGCGCTATGGGGATTGTGTATCTGGGCAAAGACCCTAAGATTAACAGAGATATGGCAATAAAAACTCTAAAGTACGAGGAGATAGATGAGGATCAGATAGATGAAATAAAGCAGCGGTTTTTTAAAGAAGCGGAAGCCGCCGGCAAACTTTCACATCCTAACATTGTGAAAATCTATGATGTAGGAGATGACAACGGCATAGCATATATGGCTATGGAGCTTCTGTCCGGGGGGGACCTCACAGGTTTTTGCCAACCGGCTACACGTCTGCCCTTTGGTGAGGTATTAAGAATAGTGGCCGGTGTTGCCGATGCCCTCGATTATGCCCACACATATGGTGTTGTCCACAGGGATATAAAACCGGCAAATATAATGCTGCTCGAAAATAAGGAGATACGTGTAACCGACTTTGGTATAGCCCGTGTTATGCAATCATCAAACACACAGACCGGAATGGTCATGGGAACTCCCAGTTATATGTCTCCGGAGCAGATAGCAGGCCGCAAGGTGGATGGTAGATCGGATTTATTCTCCTTAGGCGTTGTGTTCTACGAGCTCCTTACCGGTGACAGACCCTTTAAGGGCGACAGCATTGCCACACTTATGTATAATATTACAACCACCGCACCCGCATCTGTTAAGGAATTAGACCCAAGAATACCTAACTGCATTGCACAGATTATTAATAAAACACTTGGCAAAAAACCAGAAGAACGTTATCAGAGCGGTAAGAGTTTTATTGAAGATTTAAATAAATGTAAAAAGATGATTATAGCCAAACAACGGGCAAACGCCCCTGCGCCGCCAAAGCAGTAA